A stretch of DNA from Noviherbaspirillum sedimenti:
GCCGAAAAACAAGCGCGGCCTGTTCGGCAGCATGCCGCAGGTTGGCGTACCACTTGGCTTGCTGGCGTCAACTGCGGTTTTCTCTCTGGTCTCAAGCAACATGACGGACGAGGCCTTGTATAGCTGGGGATGGCGCATTCCATTTCTGCTGAGTATTGTGATGATCGTGATCGGCATGTTTGTCCGCTCGGAATTGCATGAATCGCCGGCATTCAAGGAAATGGTCGAACAAAAGGAAGTCGCCAAGAACCCCGCAATCGAAGTGGTGCGGGAACAATGGAAGACGCTGCTGGTCACGATCGGCATGAAGATGTTGCAGAACGCCGTGTTCTACATCTATAGCGTGTTCATGCTCAGCTACATCGTGAAGGAGCTGCACATGCCCCGTTCGGTCGGCTTGAATGCGATTATTATCGCTTCCATTGTCGGCATCTTTACGATTCCTGCCTGGTCCTATCTGTCGGATAAGATCGGCCGCAAGCCCGTCTACATGTTCGGATGCATCGCCTCGGTACTGTTCATCTTCCCATTCTTTTACCTGGTGCAGACAAAATCGGTCGTGTTGATCACCATTGCGATCGTAATCGGCTTGAACGTTTTGCATGATGCGATGTACGGGCCGCAAGCAGTCTACTATTCCGAGCTGTTTGGCACCAAGGTCCGGCTGAGTGGCGCAAACATCGGCTACGCGATCGGCGCAGTGCTGTCAGGCGGTATTGCCCCCATGGTCGCTGCGGCGCTGATCGCCAGCAACAAAGGCAGCACGGACGGCGTGGCGTGGTATCTGGTCGGACTTGGCGTGATCAGCGTTATTGCGACCCTGTTTGCACGTGAAACCTTCAAGGAGCACATCGGCGGCGCCAAAGAGAAGAGCCCCCGTCGCGCAGTGACGAGGTAGTTATAAGTCCTTAACCGAGGCGGCAATCGTTGATCGATTGCCGCCCATGACGCAGTGCTGCCGGATTCAGGGCGCCCGATCGCCCACTGGTACCAAGCACTGAAATGGCCAGCCTGAAAAGCAAGGATCAGATGTGGATGCCTCAGCGGAAGGATTAAAGATTTTCTCGACGGCTCAGATGGAAGGGCCTGCCGCAGCAGCACATGCTGCAGCCAAGCGCTGGCAAGTACTGTCCATCCTGGCAGTCTGTATCGTACTGACGATGACAACGTGGTTCTCGGCCACCGCCGTCGTTCCGCAATTAATGGAAACATGGCAGCTGAGCAGTTCGTTGGCAGCGTGGCTGACGATCGGTGTGCAGGTGGGATTTGTCATCGGTGCTGTCGGCTCCAGCGTCATCGGGCTTTCCGATGTCATGCCAGCGAAGACACTCATGATCTGCGGCTCCCTGGGCGCCGCCATCGCCAACCTGGGAATGCTTTTTGTAGACGCCGCATTGCCGGGCATAGGGCTGCGCATGTTGACAGGGGTATTCCTTGCCCTCGTCTATCCACCCTCTCTGAAGTTCATCGCCACCTGGTTCCTGAGGGGACGAGGCGTCGCCCTGGGTGTACTCGTCGGCGCAGTTACCTTGGGCTCGGCGTCACCGCATCTGGTCAATGCCATTGGCGGATTGAACTGGCAAATCGTTATTATTGCGACATCGGCGGCTACCGCGGCCGGCGCACTGTTGTTGGTGCTGTATGTTAATGAAGGGCCCTACCCATTTCCACGCGCACCGTTCAATCCCGGACGAGTAAAGCAGGTATTTTTTAACCGGGGGATTGTACTGGCGAGTATTGGTTACTTCGGCCATATGTGGGAACTATACGCAATGTGGGCATGGTTCCTGACCTTTGCCCGTATGGCACTGGAACTCCAGCAGATCGGCAGTCCGGCAATGGCGTCCTATCTGACGTTCGCAGTCATTGCTGTCGGTGCGATTGGCTGCGTCGCAGGAGGGATTCTTGGTGACAGGATTGGCAGAACGCTGACAACCAGCCTAATGATGGGCCTGTCAGGCGGATGTGCCCTGCTGGCCGGGTTTGTGTTTGATGGACCAGCGTGGCTGTTTATCCTGGTCGGCCTGGTGTGGGGTTTTTCAGTTGTTGCAGACTCGGCCCAATTCTCGACGATCGTCACCGAACTGGGCGACCCGATGTATGTAGGGACCGCGCTGACTATACAGCTCGGCATCGGTTTCATGCTGACAGTAGTGACGATTTGGCTGTTGCCGCTCGCAGCGGCAACGCTCAGCAGCTGGCAGTGGGTCTTCCTGATTCTGTTGCCTGGGCCTGCTATCGGAATTGCAGCAATGCTCCTGTTGCGCAGGCTGCCTGAAGCAGCCGGGATTGCCATGGGTAGCCGATAAGGACGGCAAGATCCGCGGTATCGTCGACAGCGCGGATATGTTGCGCCATGGTTCGTGGTTCAGGTTGGTTTGTCGGGCAACTGTCAGGATACCTGCAACCGCACAGGATGGCGAGGGCGCCGGCTGGAAGTGGATTCCTTGCTGCTGATGGATTGCGCTCCCGAGTAGTTACTGGCATCCCATCAGCGTGCAGGCGATCATGCTGCCAGCACCGGCTCCAGAACCAGGCGCCCCGCAAGCGGGCGCCCCAGCGCCCGCGCGCGCTCGCGCATCTGCGCCAGCAAGGCAGGCTGCTCCAGCAGATGCCTGACACGGTATTCCAGCGCCACGCCATCGACCGCTTTCATGGCCACGCCCTGCTCCAGCAGGAAGTCGGCATTGCGCTCTTCCTGGCCGGGAATCGGCGCATTGACGATCATCGGCAAGCCCATCGCCAGGCACTCCGACGTGGTCAGGCCACCCGGCTTGGTGATGACCAGGTCGGCGCACGCCATCATGCGCTCGACCTTGTCGGTGAATCCCTGCGGGAACAGGCGGCCCGGATGACGCACCGCCAGCGACTGCAGCGCGGCCAGCGCCGCGGCATTTTTGCCGGCCAGGACGATTAACTGGAAATCGCCTTCAAGCGCCAGCAGACGAGCCGCAACCGCATCCATGCTGCCCAGGCCGGCACCGCCGCCCATCAACAGGAAGGTCGTTTTGGCGGGATCGGCGCCGAGTTCCTGCGCACAAACGATACGATCCGGCGGCACGGCGAAGGCCGGCATGATCGGGATGCCCGTCACATGAATGCGTTCCGGCGCAATGCCGCACGCCTGCATGCGCCAGGCGACTTCCTCGTTGGCGGCGAAATAACCGGCCATGCCTTCGTGCACCCACATGCGATGCAAATCGAAATCGGTCACCTGCACCCACACCGGGCAAGCCAGGCGTTCCTTGCGGATCATGCGCGCCAACAGCTCGGCCGGCAGGAAATGCGTGCAGATGATGGCATCCGGCTTGAAGCGCTCGATCTCGCGACGCAGGGCCGCCGTGTTCAGACGTTCGACGGCGCGGCGCAATCGTTCAATGTAACTGTTGGGCTTGGCCTCATGCGTGAACTGGTAGAGGTAACCCCACAACGCCGGCGCCTTGTTGACCAGCTTGATATAAAAATCCGTGTACAGCTTGCGGAAAGTCTTGGGCACAAAATCCATGACATCCAGGTGCGTGGCCTGCGCCGCACCGCCAAAGGCCGCTGCATGGCAGCGCAGCGCTTCGGCGGCGCGCAAGTGTCCGGCACCGGCCGAAACGCTCAACAGCAGGATTTTTTTCTGTGCCATGGTTCCCCTGGAATAAAGGCAAAAAGGCCCGGACTGGCCTTTATCTATCGAGACTGCGCCGAAGCTTAACGGCCGGATATGACAGGGATATTTCAATGGATGGGCTGAAATTCTGGCAAAAGACTACAATCAAGCATCTGATTACCCACTCGCTCACTATGACAATGAACCCATCGCTTCTTGAAATTCCCCTGCGCCGTATCAACGGTGAAGAAACCACCCTCGATGCCTATCGTGGCAAAGTCATCCTGGCGGTAAATGTCGCCTCTGCGTGCGGCCTGACGCCGCAGTATGCGGCGCTGCAGAAGATCTATGACGAGAAGCACGCCGATGGCCTCGTCGTCGCCGGCTTCCCGGCCAATGAATTTGGCGCCCAGGAGCCGGGCACCAACGCGGAAATCGGCGAATTCTGCACCGGCAGGTTTAGCGTGACTTTCCCGATGTTTGAAAAAATCGTCGTCAAGGGTCCGGGACAACACCCTTTATACCAGGGATTGATCGCGGCCCAGCCGCGTGCGCAGGAAAAGGAAGGTGGCGAGTTCCGCGCCAAGCTGGCCGGATATGGCATCAAGCAGGAAAATGAGACCGATATCCTGTGGAATTTCGAGAAGTTCCTGATCGGTCGTAACGGCAAGGTCGTTGGTCGTTTTGCACCCGACATCACCCCGGAGGATCCCGAGCTGGCAGCCGCGATCGAGCGCGAACTCGCCGCCTGATAAAACCAAGGGCCAAAGAGAAGATGCAGGCGCCTTGCTGCGTTTGCATCTTCTTGCATCATGCGAATCTGCGGACAAAAAAAAGCCCGCTAGCGTTACGGCTTGCGGGCTGAATCCAATTCTTTGAGGAGATTGGAGGAGACGTGATCACTATATCGCGTCGCACCCTATTCTCATAATTTATTCTGCGCACATCTGTTATTCAAAAATCGAATAACTAACAAGGTAGGACTGGTGCCGCTGCTTTCCAGCTCCGCCCGTGCTGCTATCCACCTTCGGTAGTTCGCGTCATTATCGTTTCTGTTGGGCGACCGGTGCGGCAATATCGGCGTCCAGTGTTCCGACGTCAAGCGACAAGGGCTTTACGGGCAAGGCAAACTTCCCCTCGGTCAGTCCCAGCGCAGCCGGCGTCACGCAAGCGCTTGCGGTTTTGCATGACATCGTAGGAAATGCCTGCAGCACTCGCGAGCAGCTCCTCGCGTTCGCGCCCATTGATCAGCTGGTTCCATGCGATGCGCACGGTTTCGTCCGTCTTGTTGACGACAGCGACCTCGCGATCGATATGCCAGTACTCACTGTACGCCGCCTGTGCCCCACAATGAGCAGGGCTGTTAATAAAGCAGTTGGCCCAAAGCCTTCGGCTGGATGCCATCAGCTGCGTGCCCAGCCTATGGACCAATGTGCCGCAGCCTGCGGGCCTGTTCCGTCACCTCGTGCTCAAAGGCGTCCTCGAATGCAGTCAGCTCAGGAGCGGTAAGCCCCACCTCATCACTTAAAGCCACTTTTTTCCAGTCCTCAACAACCGCCAGCACGCCTGCCAGCACGTCATGCGCCTCGGCAGTCGTGAGGGAGAAGTACGGCGCCGCATCGAGTAGCATCTGCACCGACTCAATAGGCCCGGTGTCCTCACTCAGCCACGTTTTCGATTCCCGCAGCTTTCCGGGCATGGGATTGACGTCGAACGATGGCGCCAGCTTCCATTGGCCTTCGCCCGCATAAAGGAAGCCATGATTTTGCAGGTGGTCGTCAGTGTTGGTGATGAGCAGATTAAAGGCCAGTCGGCGCCACAGCTCCCGGGCATCCTGGTCGGGATTTGCACATCTCTGCCGCATGACATCGACAATCTCGGTGTACGCACGGGTCTCCTCTCGTGAGGCCTGAAGCATCGAGGCAGCTGAAAGGTACGGAATTCTCTTGTCGCCCGGGGCCCTGTCGAAACGCTCGATGAGCGCGACGGCCGTTCCCTTGACAGAAATGGCGCGCGCTGTAGCGGTATTGATACCTGCACGCCGCGATAAAACCAGCGCAAGCACTTCGCCGCGGGTGACGTTGAAGGTGTCGTTCACGCTTGGGAATTTACCGATGGCCAGCTTGCCTGTCTCATCGAGCACAGTGCACTTGGGTCGCATGCCTCCCAAGGACGTGCCTTTTCCTTGCAGGTACTTCAGGTCGTCAACCGTTTCCTTGTTGTTCTCAATCGCCCGGCTGGCCGAGTACATGTGTTCAAGTTCCAACAAGGGAGGCGTTGTTCGCCGGCCGGCATCGACTGTCTGCAAATAAGTCCCGCTTTTATGCAGGCGCAGTGCGCCAACGCGGCTGAAGTCATCGACCGCGCACAGGTAGTCGAGTTCGGAGCGAGGTGCAAGATTAGGATTCTCCTTGCGAGCCTTTGCATGCGCGCGCTCAATGACACGCCTGCCCCAGGCATCCGGAGCACTGTCCGAGAGTGCAGAGTGGAAAACGGCGTCGACCTTGGAGGACGCGCGCCTTGTGGCATGTCCAGCTTCAAACGGGAGGTCTGGTGAAATTTCAAAGCCATCCGGGCTATCCAGCCACGTTGATGCGTAAGCGAACTGCGACAGCTCGCGCTGGCCCTGGCGCACATACGTCAAGTTGCCTACAAGCGTGCCTGCCGAGCCGAGATGTATCTCAACTGACTCCTGCGCATTGAGCTTCGAAGCTTTTGCCTTCATCGAGAGGCCTCTCTGTATCAGAACGCGTTCTCGCGCTTTTTACTCGGGCGCACACGTTGGGGGAGTCGGTCGTCCATTAACGTCAGGCCAATTTCATCCTGCCCGCTGTCGAGCAAAGTGCCTAGGCGGTCCAACTCGCCAAACAAGAACAGCATCCGCGCCAGGAAGTGAAGTGGAACCTTTAGGTCGCCACTCTCAAGTCGCTTCACCGTATTGAGTGAGGCACCGATGCGCTTCGCCACTTCCTGCTGAGTAAGCTTGCGTCGGCGGCGCGCACGATTGAGGTCCTCCCCTAGCTTGCCGAGAGCGCGGTATACGGGGGCAGGCACCGGAAGGCTAGTCTTACGGCTCTGTTCGGGGCTTTTATGCTTCTCAATGGCTTCCATGAGAGCCATTATAGTAAAAATACCGAAACGCATCCAAAAATTTTAATAATAACCCCTATGAGAGCCTTAATGCTTTATAAAAGCCCCAATCAGGGCTGTTATTTAATGAATAGGGCATTGGAGTTTTCGGCAACAACCAGTCACGACTGTAGCCCACCCCGTGCAGTGAGTAGTGGCCGGCAAGCAAGTCTTCGGCCAGCGATGGCCTGCATTGAGCACCTGCTTAACATCCCCTCTGAGCAGACAAACACCCGCCGCGTTGCGCAGAACAGAGTTTGTCCAAGGAATGCTTATAAAATCAATTTCCGAAGACGGCCATATCAACCAAAGCGCCGGAACGCGTGCCGTCATAGCCTGCCAGCGCATCGATAGATTTTCTGAACTCGTCGCTCCGCATCAGCGTCACGGCTAACGCCAGCGCCGAATCATTCAGGTGAGCGGAATCGACCGCAAAAAAATACTGCTCCCTCGCCACGGGAATGAAATCGAGATCGAAGCGCCTTGCTGCGGTTTCCACTCCGAACGCGGCGTCCGCCATCCCGCTTGCGACATAGGCGGCCACCGCGGCATGCGTGAATTCGGCGCTTTCATAGCCGTTGATGTCGCTAGTCCTGATGCCCTGCGCCTGGAGGAACAGTTCAAGCAGCATGCGTGTGCCAGATCCGTTCTGACGATTCACGAAACGCACGCCTTCACGCGTGAGGTCAGCGAGGCTGAGAATGCTTTTAGCATTGCCTTTGGCGACGAATAATCCTTGCCTGCGGAACGCCAGGTGAATCAGCGTGTGGCGCTTCGGATTCAACCATTTCAAATACTGTGCGGCGGCAGCCTGCCTGAACTCCCCTTCGGGCAAATGAAAGCCGGCCATGTCGCATTCGCCCCGTGCCAGCGCAGCCACGGCTTCCGTGCTGTTACGGTATTGAAGATCGACGCTGATATCGTTCGCGCCTAGTTGCTTCATCAGGGCATCCACCGCAAAGCCATGTGTGGCGGTAATGCGCAGCGCCGAAATGTCGCGACTCAGCAGCACTGCCAACTCGCGCTCCAACTCCGAGGCAAGGCTTTCGAGGAATGGCGAAAGCCGCGCCTCGATCCGTTTGTCCGCCCAGATCAGTTTTTCCGCTAGAGGCGACAACTGCGTGCCGCGCCCACGCACCTTTTGCACGAGTGCCGCGCCGAACTGCTTGTCGAATTCTTTCAGCAATCCCCATGCATGACGATAAGACAAGCCGAGCCTGGCCGCCGCCTGGTTGATGCTGCCCAGATCGCGGATGGCGGTCAGCAGTCGCAGTAACAGGGGGAGCGAAACGGCTAAGCCATTCGCCTGCTTCAGCAGCCATTCAGGGCGGATTTCTATTTTCATATATATGCAATTTGTATCATATTGAAGAGCGGTATTCCCTATGCTACTGTAATTAACAATGTTAAGAAAAGACTTTCATATATGCTTTTGATTTCATATATCTAATGGACCAGAACACCACTTGCCAGGCGGCTTCGCCTCTCACCCTGGCCAAAATCCAGGCCCTGATCGACGCCGGCGCAGCGCAGCCGGGCGGATTGCTCCCGGTCCTGCACACGATCCAGGATGCGACCGGTTTCATTCCGCCAGAGTCGGTGCCGTTGATTGCGGATGCCTTCAATCTCTCACGCGCCGAAGTGCATGGCGTGATTACGTTTTACCATCACTTCCGCACCACGCCGCCGGCGCGGCATGTAGTGCGTATCTGCCGGGCGGAGGCATGCCAGAGCTTGGGTGTGGCAACACTCATCGCACATGCCGAGCAAAGGCTGGGCTGCAGGATGCACGAGACCAGCGCTGATGGCACGTACTCCCTGGAGCCAGTCTATTGCCTCGGCCACTGCGCGACCTCGCCCGCCATCATGATCGGCGACGAGGTGCATGCGCGCGTGACGCCGTCCCGCTTCGATGCATTAATAAAGAAAACCAGGGAGTCGGCGTGAAAATCAAGATTTTTGTTCCACGCGATTCCACCGCACTGGCGCTAGGCGCCGACAGTGTTGCCAACGCAATTGCGGCAGAAGCAGCGAAGCGCGGCATCGCAGTACAACTGATACGCAACGGTTCGCGCGGCCTGATGTGGCTGGAGCCATTGGTCGAGGTTGAAACCACACGCGGCCGCGTCGGCTATGGCCCGATCGATGAAACCGATATCGCCAGCCTGTTCGAGGCCGACTTTCATCTCGGCGGCAACCATGCACGCGCACTCGGACTGGTAGAGGAAATTGCCTACCTGAAGCGGCAAGAGCGCCTGACCTTCGCCCGCATCGGCGTCATTGACCCCCTCTCTCTGGACGACTATCTGGCGCATGGTGGCTATCGCGGGTTGCAGCGCGCGTTGACACTGGGAGCCGCAGAAATCGTGCAGACGGTCACCGACTCCGGATTGCGCGGCCGCGGCGGCGCAGCCTTTCCAACCGGCGTGAAATGGAAGACCGTACTCGACACGCCGGCAATGCAAAAATATATCGTCTGCAACGCCGATGAAGGCGATTCCGGCACGTTCGCCGATCGCCTGACGATGGAGGGCGATCCCTTCATGCTGATCGAGGGCATGACGATCGCCGGCCTCGCCGTTGGCGCAACACAGGGTTACATCTACGTACGCAGCGAGTACCCGCATTCGATCGCCACACTGAATGAGGCAATTCGCGCTGCGTACGACCATGCTTATC
This window harbors:
- a CDS encoding MFS transporter — its product is MQTDYALSPTNDDAKKAEAPQHRKVAMASLIGTAVEWYDFYIYGTCAALIFPKLFFPSVDPTLGVIAAFATYAVGFIARPVGAAVFGHYGDRVGRKKILMLSLLMMGGSTVAIGLLPTYETAGVWAAVLLCLMRLLQGFAVGGEWGSAVVMAVEHAPKNKRGLFGSMPQVGVPLGLLASTAVFSLVSSNMTDEALYSWGWRIPFLLSIVMIVIGMFVRSELHESPAFKEMVEQKEVAKNPAIEVVREQWKTLLVTIGMKMLQNAVFYIYSVFMLSYIVKELHMPRSVGLNAIIIASIVGIFTIPAWSYLSDKIGRKPVYMFGCIASVLFIFPFFYLVQTKSVVLITIAIVIGLNVLHDAMYGPQAVYYSELFGTKVRLSGANIGYAIGAVLSGGIAPMVAAALIASNKGSTDGVAWYLVGLGVISVIATLFARETFKEHIGGAKEKSPRRAVTR
- a CDS encoding MFS transporter, whose translation is MDASAEGLKIFSTAQMEGPAAAAHAAAKRWQVLSILAVCIVLTMTTWFSATAVVPQLMETWQLSSSLAAWLTIGVQVGFVIGAVGSSVIGLSDVMPAKTLMICGSLGAAIANLGMLFVDAALPGIGLRMLTGVFLALVYPPSLKFIATWFLRGRGVALGVLVGAVTLGSASPHLVNAIGGLNWQIVIIATSAATAAGALLLVLYVNEGPYPFPRAPFNPGRVKQVFFNRGIVLASIGYFGHMWELYAMWAWFLTFARMALELQQIGSPAMASYLTFAVIAVGAIGCVAGGILGDRIGRTLTTSLMMGLSGGCALLAGFVFDGPAWLFILVGLVWGFSVVADSAQFSTIVTELGDPMYVGTALTIQLGIGFMLTVVTIWLLPLAAATLSSWQWVFLILLPGPAIGIAAMLLLRRLPEAAGIAMGSR
- a CDS encoding MGDG synthase family glycosyltransferase, whose translation is MAQKKILLLSVSAGAGHLRAAEALRCHAAAFGGAAQATHLDVMDFVPKTFRKLYTDFYIKLVNKAPALWGYLYQFTHEAKPNSYIERLRRAVERLNTAALRREIERFKPDAIICTHFLPAELLARMIRKERLACPVWVQVTDFDLHRMWVHEGMAGYFAANEEVAWRMQACGIAPERIHVTGIPIMPAFAVPPDRIVCAQELGADPAKTTFLLMGGGAGLGSMDAVAARLLALEGDFQLIVLAGKNAAALAALQSLAVRHPGRLFPQGFTDKVERMMACADLVITKPGGLTTSECLAMGLPMIVNAPIPGQEERNADFLLEQGVAMKAVDGVALEYRVRHLLEQPALLAQMRERARALGRPLAGRLVLEPVLAA
- a CDS encoding glutathione peroxidase, translated to MNPSLLEIPLRRINGEETTLDAYRGKVILAVNVASACGLTPQYAALQKIYDEKHADGLVVAGFPANEFGAQEPGTNAEIGEFCTGRFSVTFPMFEKIVVKGPGQHPLYQGLIAAQPRAQEKEGGEFRAKLAGYGIKQENETDILWNFEKFLIGRNGKVVGRFAPDITPEDPELAAAIERELAA
- a CDS encoding type II toxin-antitoxin system HipA family toxin; this translates as MKAKASKLNAQESVEIHLGSAGTLVGNLTYVRQGQRELSQFAYASTWLDSPDGFEISPDLPFEAGHATRRASSKVDAVFHSALSDSAPDAWGRRVIERAHAKARKENPNLAPRSELDYLCAVDDFSRVGALRLHKSGTYLQTVDAGRRTTPPLLELEHMYSASRAIENNKETVDDLKYLQGKGTSLGGMRPKCTVLDETGKLAIGKFPSVNDTFNVTRGEVLALVLSRRAGINTATARAISVKGTAVALIERFDRAPGDKRIPYLSAASMLQASREETRAYTEIVDVMRQRCANPDQDARELWRRLAFNLLITNTDDHLQNHGFLYAGEGQWKLAPSFDVNPMPGKLRESKTWLSEDTGPIESVQMLLDAAPYFSLTTAEAHDVLAGVLAVVEDWKKVALSDEVGLTAPELTAFEDAFEHEVTEQARRLRHIGP
- a CDS encoding helix-turn-helix domain-containing protein, whose amino-acid sequence is MEAIEKHKSPEQSRKTSLPVPAPVYRALGKLGEDLNRARRRRKLTQQEVAKRIGASLNTVKRLESGDLKVPLHFLARMLFLFGELDRLGTLLDSGQDEIGLTLMDDRLPQRVRPSKKRENAF
- a CDS encoding substrate-binding domain-containing protein; protein product: MKIEIRPEWLLKQANGLAVSLPLLLRLLTAIRDLGSINQAAARLGLSYRHAWGLLKEFDKQFGAALVQKVRGRGTQLSPLAEKLIWADKRIEARLSPFLESLASELERELAVLLSRDISALRITATHGFAVDALMKQLGANDISVDLQYRNSTEAVAALARGECDMAGFHLPEGEFRQAAAAQYLKWLNPKRHTLIHLAFRRQGLFVAKGNAKSILSLADLTREGVRFVNRQNGSGTRMLLELFLQAQGIRTSDINGYESAEFTHAAVAAYVASGMADAAFGVETAARRFDLDFIPVAREQYFFAVDSAHLNDSALALAVTLMRSDEFRKSIDALAGYDGTRSGALVDMAVFGN
- a CDS encoding formate dehydrogenase subunit gamma, which produces MDQNTTCQAASPLTLAKIQALIDAGAAQPGGLLPVLHTIQDATGFIPPESVPLIADAFNLSRAEVHGVITFYHHFRTTPPARHVVRICRAEACQSLGVATLIAHAEQRLGCRMHETSADGTYSLEPVYCLGHCATSPAIMIGDEVHARVTPSRFDALIKKTRESA